In Mustela nigripes isolate SB6536 chromosome 2, MUSNIG.SB6536, whole genome shotgun sequence, a single window of DNA contains:
- the QTRT2 gene encoding queuine tRNA-ribosyltransferase accessory subunit 2 isoform X1 has translation MKLSLTKVVNGCRLGKIKNLGKAGDRTMDIPACLLYTKTGSAPHLTHQTLHTIHGLPAMAQLTLSSLTEHHEVLAEYKEGIGKFIGMPELLLYCSLHDPVSPCPAGYVTNKSVSVWGLGGRVEMTASKFMAIQQALQPDWFQCLSDGEASCEEATSIKRARKSVDRSLLFLDNCLRLQEESEVLQRSAIIGVIEGGDVMEERLRSARETAKRPVGGFLLDGFQGNPATLETRLHLLSSVTAELPEDKPRLICGVSRPDEVLECIERGVDLFESFFPYQVTERGCALTFSFDYQPNPEETLLQQNGIQEEIKYVDQTKKIKTTSCNQEMTSFEINLKEKKYQEDFDPLVRGCSCYCCKNHTRAYIHHLLVTNELLAGVLLMMHNFEHYFGFFHSIREALKSDRLAQLKELIRRQAS, from the exons ATGAAGCTGAGTCTTACCAAGGTTGTTAATGGCTGTCgcctaggaaaaataaaaaacctgggCAAAGCAGGGGACCGGACCATGGACATTCCAGCCTGCCTTCTGTACACCAAGACCGGCTCTGCCCCACACCTGACCCATCAGACACTGCATACTATCCATGGGCTTCCTGCCATGGCTCAGCTTACGCTGTCCTCGTT GACAGAACACCATGAAGTCTTGGCAGAATATAAGGAAGGAATTGGAAAGTTTATAG GCATGCCGGAATTGCTCTTGTACTGTTCCCTGCATGATCCAGTCAGCCCCTGCCCAGCCGGTTATGTAACAAACAAG TCTGTGTCCGTGTGGGGTCTTGGGGGAAGAGTGGAAATGACTGCTTCCAAGTTCATGGCAATTCAGCAGGCCCTTCAGCCAGACTGGTTCCAGTGTCTCTCAGATGGAGAGGCATCTTGTGAGGAAGCCACTTCCATAAAAAGAGCCAGAAAGTCTGTTGATCGATCGCTTCTATTCCTGGATAATTGTCTACGGCTACAGGAAGAGTCAGAG GTCCTTCAGAGAAGTGCCATCATTGGAGTGATTGAAGGTGGAGACGTGATGGAGGAGAGGCTGAGATCAGCACGGGAGACAGCCAAGCGGCCCGTAGGCGGCTTCCTTCTGGATGGCTTTCAAGGGAATCCAGCAACCCTGGAAACTAGACTGCACTTGCTGTCATCAGTCACTGCAGAGCTGCCAGAGGACAAACCAAG GCTTATCTGTGGAGTCAGCCGGCCAGATGAGGTTCTCGAGTGTATCGAAAGGGGAGtggatttatttgagagttttTTCCCTTATCAAGTGACAGAGCGGGGATGTGCCCTGACTTTCAGCTTTGATTACCAGCCAAACCCTGAAGAGACAC TATTACAACAAAATGGgatacaggaagaaataaaatatgtggaTCAAACAAAGAAGATTAAAACAACCAGTTGCAACCAAGAAATGACATCATTTGAAAttaatctgaaggaaaaaaa GTACCAGGAGGACTTTGATCCACTTGTGAGAGGATGTTCCTGTTACTGCTGTAAGAATCATACTCGTGCATACATCCACCATCTGCTGGTGACCAACGAGCTATTGGCTGGGGTCCTGCTCATGATGCACAACTTTGaacattattttggatttttccacTCCATCCGGGAAGCACTAAAAAGCGACAGACTGGCACAGTTGAAAGAGCTCATCCGCAGGCAAGCATCTTGA
- the QTRT2 gene encoding queuine tRNA-ribosyltransferase accessory subunit 2 isoform X2 — translation MDIPACLLYTKTGSAPHLTHQTLHTIHGLPAMAQLTLSSLTEHHEVLAEYKEGIGKFIGMPELLLYCSLHDPVSPCPAGYVTNKSVSVWGLGGRVEMTASKFMAIQQALQPDWFQCLSDGEASCEEATSIKRARKSVDRSLLFLDNCLRLQEESEVLQRSAIIGVIEGGDVMEERLRSARETAKRPVGGFLLDGFQGNPATLETRLHLLSSVTAELPEDKPRLICGVSRPDEVLECIERGVDLFESFFPYQVTERGCALTFSFDYQPNPEETLLQQNGIQEEIKYVDQTKKIKTTSCNQEMTSFEINLKEKKYQEDFDPLVRGCSCYCCKNHTRAYIHHLLVTNELLAGVLLMMHNFEHYFGFFHSIREALKSDRLAQLKELIRRQAS, via the exons ATGGACATTCCAGCCTGCCTTCTGTACACCAAGACCGGCTCTGCCCCACACCTGACCCATCAGACACTGCATACTATCCATGGGCTTCCTGCCATGGCTCAGCTTACGCTGTCCTCGTT GACAGAACACCATGAAGTCTTGGCAGAATATAAGGAAGGAATTGGAAAGTTTATAG GCATGCCGGAATTGCTCTTGTACTGTTCCCTGCATGATCCAGTCAGCCCCTGCCCAGCCGGTTATGTAACAAACAAG TCTGTGTCCGTGTGGGGTCTTGGGGGAAGAGTGGAAATGACTGCTTCCAAGTTCATGGCAATTCAGCAGGCCCTTCAGCCAGACTGGTTCCAGTGTCTCTCAGATGGAGAGGCATCTTGTGAGGAAGCCACTTCCATAAAAAGAGCCAGAAAGTCTGTTGATCGATCGCTTCTATTCCTGGATAATTGTCTACGGCTACAGGAAGAGTCAGAG GTCCTTCAGAGAAGTGCCATCATTGGAGTGATTGAAGGTGGAGACGTGATGGAGGAGAGGCTGAGATCAGCACGGGAGACAGCCAAGCGGCCCGTAGGCGGCTTCCTTCTGGATGGCTTTCAAGGGAATCCAGCAACCCTGGAAACTAGACTGCACTTGCTGTCATCAGTCACTGCAGAGCTGCCAGAGGACAAACCAAG GCTTATCTGTGGAGTCAGCCGGCCAGATGAGGTTCTCGAGTGTATCGAAAGGGGAGtggatttatttgagagttttTTCCCTTATCAAGTGACAGAGCGGGGATGTGCCCTGACTTTCAGCTTTGATTACCAGCCAAACCCTGAAGAGACAC TATTACAACAAAATGGgatacaggaagaaataaaatatgtggaTCAAACAAAGAAGATTAAAACAACCAGTTGCAACCAAGAAATGACATCATTTGAAAttaatctgaaggaaaaaaa GTACCAGGAGGACTTTGATCCACTTGTGAGAGGATGTTCCTGTTACTGCTGTAAGAATCATACTCGTGCATACATCCACCATCTGCTGGTGACCAACGAGCTATTGGCTGGGGTCCTGCTCATGATGCACAACTTTGaacattattttggatttttccacTCCATCCGGGAAGCACTAAAAAGCGACAGACTGGCACAGTTGAAAGAGCTCATCCGCAGGCAAGCATCTTGA
- the QTRT2 gene encoding queuine tRNA-ribosyltransferase accessory subunit 2 isoform X3 — protein sequence MTASKFMAIQQALQPDWFQCLSDGEASCEEATSIKRARKSVDRSLLFLDNCLRLQEESEVLQRSAIIGVIEGGDVMEERLRSARETAKRPVGGFLLDGFQGNPATLETRLHLLSSVTAELPEDKPRLICGVSRPDEVLECIERGVDLFESFFPYQVTERGCALTFSFDYQPNPEETLLQQNGIQEEIKYVDQTKKIKTTSCNQEMTSFEINLKEKKYQEDFDPLVRGCSCYCCKNHTRAYIHHLLVTNELLAGVLLMMHNFEHYFGFFHSIREALKSDRLAQLKELIRRQAS from the exons ATGACTGCTTCCAAGTTCATGGCAATTCAGCAGGCCCTTCAGCCAGACTGGTTCCAGTGTCTCTCAGATGGAGAGGCATCTTGTGAGGAAGCCACTTCCATAAAAAGAGCCAGAAAGTCTGTTGATCGATCGCTTCTATTCCTGGATAATTGTCTACGGCTACAGGAAGAGTCAGAG GTCCTTCAGAGAAGTGCCATCATTGGAGTGATTGAAGGTGGAGACGTGATGGAGGAGAGGCTGAGATCAGCACGGGAGACAGCCAAGCGGCCCGTAGGCGGCTTCCTTCTGGATGGCTTTCAAGGGAATCCAGCAACCCTGGAAACTAGACTGCACTTGCTGTCATCAGTCACTGCAGAGCTGCCAGAGGACAAACCAAG GCTTATCTGTGGAGTCAGCCGGCCAGATGAGGTTCTCGAGTGTATCGAAAGGGGAGtggatttatttgagagttttTTCCCTTATCAAGTGACAGAGCGGGGATGTGCCCTGACTTTCAGCTTTGATTACCAGCCAAACCCTGAAGAGACAC TATTACAACAAAATGGgatacaggaagaaataaaatatgtggaTCAAACAAAGAAGATTAAAACAACCAGTTGCAACCAAGAAATGACATCATTTGAAAttaatctgaaggaaaaaaa GTACCAGGAGGACTTTGATCCACTTGTGAGAGGATGTTCCTGTTACTGCTGTAAGAATCATACTCGTGCATACATCCACCATCTGCTGGTGACCAACGAGCTATTGGCTGGGGTCCTGCTCATGATGCACAACTTTGaacattattttggatttttccacTCCATCCGGGAAGCACTAAAAAGCGACAGACTGGCACAGTTGAAAGAGCTCATCCGCAGGCAAGCATCTTGA